The following proteins come from a genomic window of Corynebacterium hansenii:
- a CDS encoding FadD32-like long-chain-fatty-acid--AMP ligase: MDLSMLMGQFIDAEGNFAFPEDMSVPNLSEMMWQINTMKGETDLQQIAFHDYSRSRDGELVTYTRAEVNRRIKAVAARLQQVGEPGDRVALLMGNSPEYLFGFLGAQYACQVAMPLYDPTEPGHGDHLNAVLAAAPPNVVLTNKHSAAAVRSIFASRPAAERPRVLTVDALPDSLADNFVSPAEDAKYAPQLEKDAVLLFTSGSSRTPEGVRIAGRSILSNVFQVISAAHLQLPLRLVTWLPLHHNMGIVLGAFVTALGLPFDIMTPRDFIQHPERWIEQMDKRGDDDVNIYTVVPNFALELANRFAVPEEGSDLDLSNVDGLIVGSEPVTEKAVREFRENFEKFGLSTNAIRPGYGLTEATLLVTLPQGPERPRVAWVSRESLNAGVPERVEAGSADAVPLISNGSVAKPQHLIVVDPETRTELPDGQIGEMWVHGDNIPLGYLTDLEQSAQVFGNKLAARRDADSRAEGVDEGADWMATGDLGVFIDDEIHITGRIKDLVVVAGRNHYPQDIEATVTEASDHIRPAVVAAFSVEGDDVEKLVIIAERDFRKDPSGDAAAIDAIRAAVTKAHGIQPEDIRIVGIDELPRSSAGKIARRVARAAYLDGGFE; this comes from the coding sequence ATGGATCTGAGCATGCTGATGGGCCAGTTCATCGATGCCGAAGGCAACTTCGCCTTCCCCGAGGACATGTCCGTGCCGAACCTGTCCGAGATGATGTGGCAGATCAACACGATGAAGGGCGAGACCGACCTTCAGCAGATCGCCTTCCATGATTACTCCCGATCGCGCGACGGCGAACTGGTCACCTACACCCGCGCGGAGGTCAACCGCCGGATCAAGGCCGTCGCCGCCCGCCTGCAGCAGGTCGGCGAGCCCGGCGACCGCGTCGCGCTGCTCATGGGCAACAGCCCCGAGTACCTCTTCGGCTTCCTCGGCGCCCAGTACGCCTGCCAGGTGGCCATGCCGCTGTACGACCCCACCGAGCCCGGCCACGGCGACCACCTCAACGCCGTCCTCGCCGCCGCCCCGCCGAACGTGGTGCTGACCAACAAGCATTCCGCCGCCGCCGTCCGCTCCATCTTCGCGTCCCGCCCCGCGGCGGAGCGCCCCCGAGTGCTCACCGTCGACGCCCTGCCCGACTCGCTGGCCGACAACTTCGTCTCGCCCGCCGAGGACGCCAAGTACGCGCCGCAGCTGGAGAAGGACGCCGTGCTGCTGTTCACCTCCGGCTCCTCGCGCACCCCGGAGGGCGTCCGCATCGCCGGGCGCTCCATCCTGTCCAACGTCTTCCAGGTCATCTCCGCCGCCCACCTGCAGCTGCCGCTGCGCCTGGTGACGTGGCTGCCGCTGCACCACAACATGGGCATCGTCCTCGGCGCGTTCGTCACCGCCCTGGGCCTGCCGTTCGACATCATGACCCCGCGCGACTTCATCCAGCACCCCGAGCGCTGGATCGAGCAGATGGACAAGCGCGGCGACGACGACGTCAACATCTACACCGTCGTGCCGAACTTCGCCCTCGAGCTGGCCAACCGGTTCGCCGTGCCGGAGGAGGGCTCCGACCTGGACCTGTCCAACGTCGACGGCCTCATCGTCGGCTCCGAGCCGGTCACCGAGAAGGCGGTCCGCGAGTTCCGCGAGAACTTCGAGAAGTTCGGCTTGTCGACGAACGCCATCCGCCCCGGCTACGGCCTGACCGAGGCGACCCTGCTGGTCACCCTGCCCCAGGGCCCCGAGCGCCCGCGCGTGGCCTGGGTGTCCCGCGAGTCCCTCAACGCCGGCGTGCCCGAGCGCGTCGAGGCCGGCTCCGCCGACGCCGTGCCGCTGATCTCCAACGGTTCCGTGGCCAAGCCGCAGCACCTCATCGTCGTCGACCCCGAGACCCGCACCGAGCTCCCCGACGGCCAGATCGGCGAGATGTGGGTCCACGGCGACAACATCCCGCTGGGCTACCTCACCGACCTCGAGCAGTCGGCGCAGGTCTTCGGCAACAAGCTCGCCGCCCGCCGCGACGCCGACTCCCGCGCGGAGGGCGTCGACGAGGGCGCCGACTGGATGGCCACCGGCGACCTCGGCGTCTTCATCGACGACGAGATCCACATCACCGGCCGCATCAAGGACCTCGTGGTCGTCGCCGGCCGCAACCACTACCCGCAGGACATCGAGGCCACCGTCACCGAGGCCTCGGACCACATCCGCCCGGCCGTGGTGGCCGCCTTCTCGGTGGAGGGCGACGACGTCGAAAAGCTGGTGATCATCGCCGAGCGGGACTTCCGGAAGGACCCGTCGGGAGATGCCGCCGCCATCGACGCCATCCGCGCCGCCGTGACCAAGGCGCACGGCATCCAGCCCGAGGACATCCGCATCGTGGGCATCGATGAACTCCCGCGATCGTCTGCCGGTAAGATCGCGCGACGAGTGGCCCGCGCCGCCTACCTCGATGGCGGTTTCGAGTAA
- a CDS encoding cutinase family protein has translation MRKTLTLLAVIVLVVAIVAGVGQWLRQSQVGQPGMPGPGTGARQPEWCPSVEVIAAPGTWESRADDDPINPGANPNSLILKASAPLQAAYSPDDVKVWTVPYTAQFRNIHAQHEMTYDDSQAEGRARIQEEMAATHKDCPQTGFILMGFSQGAVIMGDMAEQIGNGAGPVPAERVLGVALLADGRREGGKGVIPGNPVAGVGAEIALAPVGLLVQPIVPGATMRGPRQGFGELNDRVQDICAPGDTVCDAPPGIGDAVARAQEFVAANGVHATYADNPNIIPGTTAVAWTENWARGLIDGALADRR, from the coding sequence ATGCGCAAAACGCTCACCCTGCTCGCCGTCATCGTCCTCGTCGTCGCCATCGTCGCCGGCGTCGGCCAATGGCTGCGCCAATCGCAGGTGGGCCAGCCCGGCATGCCGGGCCCGGGCACCGGGGCCCGCCAGCCGGAGTGGTGCCCCTCGGTGGAGGTCATCGCCGCGCCCGGCACGTGGGAATCGCGTGCCGACGATGACCCGATCAACCCCGGGGCGAACCCGAACTCGCTGATCCTCAAGGCGTCCGCGCCCCTGCAGGCGGCGTACTCGCCCGACGACGTCAAGGTGTGGACGGTCCCGTACACCGCGCAGTTCCGCAACATCCACGCGCAGCACGAGATGACCTACGACGACTCGCAGGCCGAGGGCCGTGCCCGCATCCAGGAGGAGATGGCGGCGACCCACAAGGATTGCCCGCAGACCGGGTTCATCCTGATGGGCTTCTCGCAGGGCGCGGTGATCATGGGCGACATGGCGGAGCAGATCGGCAACGGCGCCGGCCCGGTGCCCGCCGAGCGCGTGCTGGGCGTGGCCCTGCTCGCCGACGGCCGCCGCGAGGGCGGCAAGGGCGTCATCCCGGGCAACCCCGTCGCCGGCGTCGGCGCGGAGATCGCCCTCGCCCCGGTGGGGCTGCTGGTGCAGCCGATCGTGCCGGGCGCGACCATGCGCGGCCCCCGCCAGGGCTTCGGCGAACTCAACGACCGCGTGCAGGACATCTGCGCCCCCGGCGACACCGTGTGCGACGCGCCTCCGGGCATCGGCGACGCGGTGGCGCGCGCCCAGGAGTTCGTCGCGGCCAACGGCGTGCACGCCACCTACGCGGACAACCCGAACATCATCCCGGGCACGACCGCGGTCGCGTGGACCGAAAATTGGGCCCGCGGGCTCATCGACGGGGCGCTGGCCGACCGCCGGTAG
- a CDS encoding DUF732 domain-containing protein, producing the protein MSARIRATVLALLGAGTLVLAACGDSTVESSEVTKTPSATETQSSATSTPKSGESETPRTSARESGERDITEPGASRASSAPDGRMPLSRDDEKYLDALIADGIDVEGAEDQLIAAGHVHCRAGSDKKSEADAAVVDAVAGQVIAQERTKKDADAVAGSIAKAAESAYC; encoded by the coding sequence ATGAGCGCGCGCATCCGCGCCACGGTCCTCGCGCTGCTCGGCGCCGGCACCCTGGTCCTGGCCGCATGCGGCGATTCCACGGTCGAGTCGTCCGAGGTGACCAAGACCCCGTCCGCCACGGAGACACAGAGTTCCGCGACGAGCACGCCCAAGAGCGGCGAATCGGAGACGCCGCGGACCTCGGCGCGCGAGTCGGGTGAGCGGGACATCACCGAGCCCGGCGCCTCGCGCGCCAGCTCGGCCCCCGACGGGCGCATGCCCCTGTCCCGCGACGACGAGAAGTACCTCGACGCGCTCATCGCCGACGGCATCGACGTCGAAGGGGCGGAAGATCAGCTCATCGCCGCCGGTCACGTGCACTGCCGGGCCGGATCGGACAAGAAGTCGGAAGCCGACGCCGCGGTCGTCGACGCCGTCGCCGGACAGGTCATCGCCCAGGAGCGGACCAAGAAGGACGCGGACGCCGTGGCGGGATCGATTGCGAAAGCGGCCGAATCGGCGTATTGCTAA
- a CDS encoding alpha/beta hydrolase-fold protein — MRDTAHSPRGLRSRVLAVLTAIPLALTLAGVPAHASPAGSQSQKPASSAPSTSASRSAEPSGSPAGREPSSSQGNDAGAGADALPMQSSLWTPEPRPGEQPAPIRETEQKLPNLPGSVEVEKVQWLTERRVMLHIKSAAMPGEPIKVDLLLPRDWNRDPGRTFPTIWHLDGMRARDDWNGWALETNIERYYADKNVIVAMPVGGESSFYTNWNEPDNGKNYQWESFLVDELVPVLREGWRANEDRAVVGLSMGGTAAFNLAAHHPDLFRFAGSFSGYLDTSSRGMPAAIGQAMREAGGYDATKMWGPVDSPRWKDNDPKENVAKLKGMSLYASAGSGNTGQWDVPSTQFPGLPQNTAGFGLEVIARMTTETFAQRARAAKVPVTVKIRESGTHSWPYWQFEMNQAWPQIADALQLSDEDRGANCIVGGAIAERIKSFDNMGACLSPEYDTANGGRAQDFTNGRAYWHPLTGAQFVWGRIGARYHEAGGPESPLGYPKTSEMTTPDGVGRFVHFEHGSIYWTPELGAHLVMGDFMNMWGNEGWEKGRLGYPTSDRRDVPGGVVQDFEGGQIVKPAAGLPQIVLGAIGAAYKAGNGPEGPLGFAQTGELDIRGGKFQRFEHGSVYWSPESGAHAVPHGDIMDHWGSTGWENGPFGYPTGPQKQIPAGGLEQEFQGGWIRQINGKIEEVRR, encoded by the coding sequence ATGCGAGATACCGCACACTCCCCCCGGGGCCTCCGCTCCCGGGTGCTCGCCGTCCTCACGGCGATCCCGCTGGCGCTGACGCTCGCCGGAGTCCCGGCGCACGCGTCCCCCGCGGGTTCGCAGTCGCAGAAACCGGCCTCCTCCGCCCCCTCCACGAGCGCGTCGCGGTCCGCGGAGCCCTCCGGCTCCCCGGCGGGGCGGGAGCCGTCGTCAAGCCAAGGCAACGATGCCGGTGCCGGCGCCGACGCCCTGCCCATGCAGTCCTCGCTGTGGACCCCCGAGCCCCGGCCCGGCGAACAGCCGGCCCCCATCCGCGAGACCGAGCAGAAGCTGCCGAACCTGCCCGGCTCCGTCGAGGTGGAGAAGGTGCAGTGGCTCACCGAGCGCCGCGTGATGCTGCACATCAAGTCCGCCGCCATGCCCGGCGAACCGATCAAGGTGGATCTGCTGCTGCCGCGCGACTGGAACCGCGACCCGGGCCGGACGTTCCCGACGATCTGGCATCTCGACGGCATGCGCGCCCGAGACGACTGGAACGGCTGGGCGCTGGAGACGAACATCGAGCGCTACTACGCCGACAAGAACGTCATCGTGGCCATGCCCGTCGGCGGCGAGTCGTCGTTCTACACCAACTGGAACGAGCCGGACAACGGCAAGAACTACCAGTGGGAGTCGTTCCTCGTCGATGAGCTGGTACCCGTGCTGCGCGAGGGCTGGCGCGCCAACGAGGACCGCGCGGTCGTCGGCCTGTCCATGGGCGGCACCGCCGCGTTCAACCTGGCGGCGCACCACCCGGATCTGTTCCGCTTCGCCGGCAGCTTCTCCGGCTACCTGGACACTTCCAGCCGCGGCATGCCCGCCGCCATCGGCCAGGCCATGCGCGAGGCCGGCGGCTACGACGCCACGAAGATGTGGGGCCCGGTGGATTCGCCCCGGTGGAAGGACAACGACCCCAAGGAGAACGTGGCCAAGCTGAAGGGCATGTCGCTCTACGCCTCCGCGGGCAGCGGCAACACCGGCCAGTGGGACGTGCCGTCGACGCAGTTCCCCGGCCTGCCGCAGAACACCGCGGGCTTCGGCCTGGAGGTCATCGCGCGCATGACCACCGAGACCTTCGCCCAGCGCGCACGCGCCGCGAAGGTCCCGGTCACCGTCAAGATCCGCGAATCCGGCACGCACTCGTGGCCCTACTGGCAGTTCGAGATGAACCAGGCCTGGCCGCAGATCGCCGACGCACTGCAGCTTTCCGACGAGGACCGGGGAGCCAATTGCATCGTGGGCGGAGCCATCGCCGAGCGCATCAAGAGCTTCGACAACATGGGCGCGTGCCTGTCGCCCGAGTACGACACGGCCAACGGCGGCCGCGCGCAGGACTTCACCAACGGCCGCGCCTACTGGCACCCCCTCACCGGCGCCCAGTTCGTGTGGGGCCGCATCGGCGCCCGCTACCACGAGGCCGGCGGCCCGGAGTCGCCGCTGGGTTACCCGAAGACCAGCGAGATGACCACGCCCGACGGCGTCGGCCGCTTCGTCCACTTCGAGCACGGGTCCATCTACTGGACGCCCGAGCTCGGCGCGCACCTGGTCATGGGCGACTTCATGAACATGTGGGGCAACGAGGGCTGGGAGAAGGGCCGCCTCGGCTACCCGACCTCCGACCGCCGCGACGTCCCCGGCGGCGTGGTGCAGGACTTCGAGGGCGGGCAAATCGTCAAGCCCGCCGCCGGGCTCCCGCAGATCGTCCTCGGCGCCATCGGGGCCGCCTACAAGGCGGGCAACGGGCCCGAGGGGCCGCTGGGCTTCGCCCAGACCGGCGAGCTGGACATCCGCGGCGGCAAGTTCCAGCGCTTCGAGCACGGCTCCGTCTACTGGTCGCCGGAGTCCGGCGCCCACGCGGTACCGCACGGCGACATCATGGACCACTGGGGCTCGACGGGCTGGGAAAACGGCCCGTTCGGCTACCCCACGGGCCCGCAGAAGCAGATCCCGGCCGGAGGCCTGGAGCAGGAATTCCAGGGCGGCTGGATCCGCCAGATCAACGGGAAGATCGAGGAGGTCCGGCGATGA
- a CDS encoding alpha/beta hydrolase, translating into MSFTAIARGWKAKVVAAMVAVAAIFGMMQFAAPQEANAHRGWLRPGCEWDTYNYWVQYCQVYSPAMGKDITVHVRPGIHPNSPGLYLLDGLRARDDWSEYVWTANAPRLFEHDNVTLAIPVGGEASFYTDWNGPAVNSKGQARNYKWETFLTQELPAYLADHFQTRRDNNAVAGLSMGGSAAMSLAYNHRDQFKHASVFSGYFQVSNPVMSTAIAGAQVDQGYEPSAMWGPPGIPTPGHVRNDPSMNMDKLQGLPMFISSANGYPSHWSTPEALAGAPAELPQIGMGIALEGLSRASTRVFESQARAAGLNPVMHYSPDGIHAWSLWQNDLAMARPHIKAALGI; encoded by the coding sequence ATGAGCTTCACCGCAATTGCGCGCGGGTGGAAGGCCAAGGTCGTGGCCGCGATGGTCGCCGTGGCCGCCATCTTCGGCATGATGCAGTTCGCGGCCCCGCAGGAGGCCAACGCCCACCGCGGCTGGCTGCGTCCCGGCTGCGAGTGGGACACGTACAACTACTGGGTGCAGTACTGCCAGGTGTACTCCCCCGCGATGGGCAAGGACATCACCGTCCACGTCCGTCCCGGCATCCACCCGAACAGCCCCGGCCTGTACCTCCTGGACGGCCTGCGCGCCCGCGATGACTGGTCCGAGTACGTCTGGACCGCCAACGCCCCGCGCCTGTTCGAGCACGACAACGTGACGCTGGCCATCCCGGTCGGCGGCGAGGCCTCGTTCTACACCGACTGGAACGGCCCGGCCGTCAACTCCAAGGGCCAGGCCCGCAACTACAAGTGGGAGACGTTCCTGACCCAGGAGCTCCCGGCCTACCTGGCCGACCACTTCCAGACGCGCCGCGACAACAACGCCGTCGCCGGCCTGTCCATGGGCGGTTCCGCCGCGATGTCGCTGGCGTACAACCACCGCGACCAGTTCAAGCACGCGTCGGTCTTCTCCGGCTACTTCCAGGTCTCCAACCCGGTCATGTCCACCGCCATCGCCGGTGCGCAGGTCGACCAGGGCTACGAGCCGTCCGCCATGTGGGGCCCCCCGGGCATCCCGACCCCGGGCCACGTGCGCAACGATCCGTCCATGAACATGGACAAGCTGCAGGGTCTTCCGATGTTCATCTCCTCGGCCAACGGTTACCCCTCGCACTGGAGCACCCCGGAGGCCCTGGCGGGCGCGCCGGCTGAGCTGCCGCAGATCGGCATGGGCATCGCGCTGGAGGGTCTGTCCCGCGCCTCGACCCGCGTCTTCGAGTCGCAGGCCCGCGCCGCCGGCCTGAACCCGGTCATGCACTACAGCCCGGACGGCATCCACGCCTGGTCGCTGTGGCAGAACGACCTCGCCATGGCCCGCCCGCACATCAAGGCGGCCCTGGGCATCTAG
- a CDS encoding decaprenyl-phosphate phosphoribosyltransferase, which produces MGSEPHTYGIDEPANPQGHPPKNLLDGMIKALRPKQWVKNVLVIAAPAAAGAEALTDGRTLLDVLIAFVVFCLAASAIYLINDARDVEADRAHPTKRFRPIAAGVLPVRVAYVMAVVLIAASIGLSFLASSGPGLAIVAAVYIALQLGYCFGWKHQPVIDIALVSSGFMLRAMAGGVAASILLSQWFLLVAAFGSLFMAAGKRYAELLLAERSQKKIRKSLEGYTATYLRFVWTLSATAVVLAYSLWGFEMGNRSVGAAAVWYQISMVPFTVAILRYAADVDRGTAGSPDEIALHDRALQALALLWVISIGIAVYAVPAL; this is translated from the coding sequence CTGGGTTCCGAGCCGCACACCTACGGCATCGACGAGCCCGCGAACCCGCAGGGCCACCCGCCGAAGAACCTGCTCGACGGCATGATCAAGGCGCTGCGGCCGAAGCAGTGGGTCAAGAACGTCCTGGTCATCGCCGCCCCCGCGGCGGCCGGCGCCGAGGCGCTGACCGACGGCCGCACGCTTCTCGACGTGCTCATCGCGTTCGTGGTGTTCTGCCTCGCGGCGTCGGCGATCTACCTGATCAACGACGCCCGCGACGTCGAGGCCGACCGCGCGCACCCGACGAAGCGCTTCCGCCCGATCGCGGCGGGCGTGCTGCCGGTGCGGGTCGCCTACGTCATGGCGGTGGTCCTCATCGCGGCTTCCATCGGCCTGTCCTTCCTGGCGTCGTCCGGGCCGGGCCTGGCCATCGTCGCGGCGGTGTACATCGCCCTGCAGCTGGGTTACTGCTTCGGCTGGAAGCATCAGCCGGTGATCGACATCGCGCTGGTCAGCTCCGGTTTCATGCTGCGCGCGATGGCGGGCGGCGTGGCGGCGTCGATCCTGCTGTCGCAGTGGTTCCTGCTGGTCGCGGCGTTCGGATCGCTGTTCATGGCGGCCGGCAAGCGGTACGCGGAGCTGCTGCTGGCGGAGCGGTCGCAGAAGAAGATCCGCAAGTCGCTGGAGGGCTACACGGCCACGTACCTGCGGTTCGTGTGGACGCTGTCCGCCACCGCCGTCGTGCTGGCGTACTCGCTGTGGGGCTTCGAGATGGGCAACCGCTCCGTCGGGGCCGCCGCCGTCTGGTACCAGATCTCCATGGTGCCGTTCACCGTCGCGATCCTGCGCTACGCCGCCGACGTCGACCGCGGCACGGCGGGCAGCCCGGACGAAATCGCCCTGCACGACCGCGCCCTGCAGGCGCTGGCGCTGCTGTGGGTCATCTCCATCGGCATCGCGGTGTACGCGGTGCCCGCGCTGTAG
- a CDS encoding phosphatase PAP2 family protein, translating to MLMAIQEKIADAPGVMPAAKAMSFFGEHAAGWMGLAALGAAVDEERRRGWAVVGVSAFASHAASVIIKRVVRRKRPHHPGIRVGVGTPSKLSFPSSHATSTTAALVAMSKMGFGPAPLAGVPAIMLSRLVLGVHYPTDVLAGAALGWTTATITDRILGAPADGGPATTAADGRTAK from the coding sequence ATGCTCATGGCGATCCAGGAAAAGATCGCCGACGCCCCCGGCGTCATGCCGGCCGCGAAGGCGATGAGCTTCTTCGGCGAGCACGCCGCGGGCTGGATGGGCCTCGCCGCCCTCGGCGCGGCGGTCGACGAGGAGCGCCGCCGCGGGTGGGCCGTCGTCGGCGTGTCCGCGTTCGCGTCGCATGCCGCGTCGGTGATCATCAAGCGCGTCGTGCGCCGCAAGCGGCCCCATCACCCCGGCATCCGCGTCGGGGTGGGCACCCCGTCGAAGCTGAGCTTCCCGTCGTCGCACGCGACGTCGACGACGGCCGCGCTGGTGGCGATGTCGAAGATGGGCTTCGGGCCCGCGCCCCTGGCGGGGGTGCCCGCGATCATGCTGTCGCGGCTGGTGCTCGGGGTGCATTACCCGACGGACGTCCTCGCGGGGGCCGCCCTCGGTTGGACGACCGCGACGATCACGGACAGAATCCTCGGGGCCCCCGCCGACGGGGGCCCGGCGACGACCGCCGCAGACGGAAGGACAGCCAAGTGA
- a CDS encoding glycosyltransferase, translated as MSTDVQNGSLAVERLQRILLPKPGEPRDVRSLYLVEPETNAARVVAPSRTEASVTAGDEVSFETYFNAFPASYWRRWTSLDRVVLRIELSGVARVDVYRSKIDGSRIAVTGELAGDQANPAERSIVEIPVSLAPFEDGGWIWFDLTCETDVTVHSAAWWSPVAAPDQTHPDGTTHPAPEGRVTVGIPTFNRPEDAVAALEALASDPEVDGIIDAVLMPDQGTRHPADEPGFPAVEKHFGDRLRMFPQGNLGGSGGYSRIMYEALGGPDSDPARATDSPFILYMDDDIAIEPDSILRAVAVGRFAKSPMLVGGQMLNLQERSHLHSMGEVVGRHDFMWTSAPHVHYDHDFHAHPLRDRGEHGVNATGEKIDSKDLHRRIDVDYNGWWMCLIPRVIAEKIGQPLPLFIKWDDAEYGLRAARHGFPTATWPGIAIWHMAWSDKDDAIDWQAYFHLRNRLVVAALEHDGPVDGIVKSMMKATAKHLLCLEYSTVAIQNEAMKDFLAGPDRLFDILETSLPRINALRKEYPDARVLPTAGVLPKPSGIPGVPTKDIGGRLAPLKKSVWLAKGLLHSLRPHDPAHHETPQANLSPLEARWFSLSRVDGATVTTADGRGVVYRQRDREKAKALLEESRALQKQVAERFDEMRRRYRDAHPELTSRKRWADVFEQQ; from the coding sequence ATGAGCACAGACGTCCAGAACGGAAGCCTCGCCGTCGAAAGACTGCAGCGGATCCTGCTTCCCAAGCCGGGCGAACCGCGAGACGTGCGGTCGCTGTACCTCGTCGAGCCGGAAACGAACGCCGCGCGCGTCGTCGCGCCGTCGCGGACCGAAGCTTCCGTCACCGCCGGTGACGAGGTCAGTTTCGAGACCTACTTCAACGCCTTCCCCGCCAGCTACTGGCGCCGCTGGACGTCGTTGGATCGGGTCGTCCTGCGCATCGAACTGTCGGGCGTCGCCCGCGTCGACGTGTACCGCTCCAAGATCGACGGCAGCCGCATCGCGGTGACCGGCGAGCTCGCCGGCGATCAGGCGAACCCGGCGGAACGCTCCATCGTGGAGATCCCGGTGTCGCTGGCGCCGTTCGAGGACGGCGGCTGGATCTGGTTCGACCTGACCTGCGAAACCGACGTCACCGTCCACTCCGCCGCCTGGTGGTCGCCCGTCGCGGCGCCGGACCAGACGCACCCGGACGGAACGACCCATCCCGCGCCGGAGGGACGGGTGACCGTGGGCATCCCCACGTTCAACCGCCCGGAGGACGCCGTCGCCGCGCTGGAGGCGCTCGCCTCCGACCCCGAGGTCGACGGCATCATCGACGCCGTGCTCATGCCCGATCAGGGCACCCGCCATCCCGCCGACGAGCCCGGATTCCCGGCCGTCGAAAAGCACTTCGGCGACCGGCTGCGGATGTTCCCGCAGGGCAACCTGGGCGGCTCGGGAGGCTACTCGCGCATCATGTACGAGGCCCTCGGCGGCCCCGACTCCGACCCCGCGCGCGCCACCGACAGCCCGTTCATCCTCTACATGGACGACGACATCGCCATCGAGCCCGACTCGATCCTGCGCGCCGTCGCCGTGGGGCGCTTCGCGAAGTCCCCGATGCTCGTCGGCGGCCAGATGCTCAACCTGCAGGAACGCAGCCACCTGCACTCCATGGGCGAGGTCGTCGGCCGCCACGACTTCATGTGGACCTCCGCGCCGCACGTCCACTACGACCACGACTTCCACGCCCACCCGCTGCGCGACCGTGGCGAGCACGGCGTCAACGCCACCGGCGAGAAGATCGACTCCAAGGACCTCCACCGCCGCATCGACGTCGACTACAACGGCTGGTGGATGTGCCTGATCCCGCGCGTCATCGCGGAGAAGATCGGCCAGCCGCTGCCGCTGTTCATCAAGTGGGACGATGCGGAGTACGGCCTGCGCGCCGCGCGCCACGGCTTCCCGACGGCCACCTGGCCCGGCATCGCCATCTGGCACATGGCCTGGTCCGACAAGGACGACGCCATCGACTGGCAGGCGTACTTCCACCTGCGCAACCGCCTCGTGGTCGCCGCACTCGAGCACGACGGCCCGGTCGACGGCATCGTGAAGTCGATGATGAAGGCCACCGCCAAGCACCTGCTGTGCCTGGAGTACTCGACCGTCGCCATCCAGAACGAGGCGATGAAGGACTTCCTCGCCGGCCCGGACCGGCTGTTCGACATCCTGGAAACCTCCCTGCCGCGCATCAACGCGCTGCGCAAGGAGTACCCCGACGCCCGCGTGCTGCCGACGGCCGGCGTGCTGCCGAAGCCCAGCGGCATCCCGGGCGTGCCCACGAAGGACATCGGCGGGCGCCTGGCCCCGCTGAAGAAGTCCGTGTGGCTGGCCAAGGGCCTGCTCCACAGCCTGCGCCCGCACGACCCCGCGCACCACGAGACCCCGCAGGCGAACCTCTCGCCGCTGGAGGCCCGCTGGTTCTCCCTGTCCCGCGTCGACGGCGCGACGGTGACCACCGCGGATGGCCGCGGCGTGGTCTACCGCCAGCGCGACCGCGAGAAGGCCAAGGCGCTGCTGGAGGAATCGCGCGCGCTGCAGAAGCAGGTCGCCGAGCGCTTCGACGAGATGCGCCGCCGCTACCGCGACGCGCACCCCGAACTGACCAGCCGGAAGAGGTGGGCGGATGTTTTCGAGCAGCAGTAG